The proteins below come from a single Saccharopolyspora sp. SCSIO 74807 genomic window:
- a CDS encoding acyl-CoA synthetase: MPGTLFNLSTVFDTVARTVPEQEVLVWRDRRLRYRDVNARADGVANYLVSRGLGCWSERGELPGHESHQSHIGLYLRNGNEYLESMVAAYRARAVPFNVNYRYVAEELHYLLADAGTRGLIYHAEFAPQVAALRDRLPGPDVLLQVADDSGNDLVPGAIDYEEAVRTRAPDRMPDPGGEDAYAIYTGGTTGMPKAVLWRQHDIYLRAMGGTPFGTKQPYSCYEEIAAAARDAAGGLTFLMTAPFIHGAAQWSAFHMITTGGKIVLPADNTRLDWDDALHVAARERVVSLPVIGDAMTRPMLDAIERGGHDLSELAAVNNGGAPLTPAVRTRVLEVLPDVLLLDAVGSSETGIQMNHVSAADAEADTAVFAPDETTTVIDDDLAGELRPGGGEGWLASKGLVPLGYLGDAAKTARSFPVIGGQRYSVPGDRAVLRADGRIELLGRAGLVINSGGEKIFAEEVERAVAAHPAVQDVVVVGRPSARWGSEVVALVQLDPAAGTTDADLRAECGNHIARYKQPKMFLRVPEIVRSPAGKADYRWAREQAAAGSPATGTG, translated from the coding sequence ATGCCGGGAACGCTGTTCAACCTCTCCACGGTCTTCGACACGGTCGCGCGAACCGTTCCCGAGCAGGAAGTGCTGGTGTGGCGCGACCGGCGACTGCGGTACCGGGACGTCAACGCCCGCGCCGACGGTGTCGCCAACTACCTCGTGTCGCGCGGATTGGGCTGCTGGAGCGAGCGCGGTGAACTGCCAGGCCACGAATCCCACCAGAGCCACATCGGCCTGTACCTGCGCAACGGCAACGAATACCTGGAGAGCATGGTCGCCGCCTACCGCGCCCGCGCGGTGCCGTTCAACGTCAATTACCGCTATGTCGCCGAGGAACTGCACTACCTGCTCGCGGACGCGGGCACTCGCGGGCTGATCTACCACGCGGAGTTCGCCCCGCAGGTCGCGGCGCTGCGCGACCGGCTCCCAGGGCCGGACGTACTGCTCCAGGTCGCCGACGACAGCGGAAACGACTTAGTGCCCGGCGCCATCGACTACGAAGAAGCCGTGCGCACCCGCGCCCCCGATCGGATGCCGGACCCCGGTGGCGAGGACGCCTACGCCATCTACACCGGCGGCACCACCGGGATGCCGAAGGCGGTGCTGTGGCGCCAGCACGACATCTACCTGCGGGCGATGGGCGGCACGCCGTTCGGGACGAAGCAGCCGTACTCCTGCTACGAGGAGATCGCCGCCGCTGCCCGAGACGCAGCCGGCGGCCTCACCTTCCTCATGACGGCCCCGTTCATCCACGGTGCCGCCCAGTGGTCGGCCTTCCACATGATCACCACCGGCGGCAAGATCGTGCTGCCCGCCGACAACACGCGGCTGGACTGGGACGACGCGCTGCACGTCGCCGCGCGGGAGCGGGTGGTGAGCCTGCCCGTGATCGGCGATGCGATGACCCGGCCGATGCTGGACGCGATCGAGCGCGGCGGCCACGACCTCTCCGAGCTCGCGGCGGTGAACAACGGCGGCGCACCGCTGACGCCCGCCGTGCGCACCCGGGTGCTGGAAGTGCTGCCGGACGTGCTGCTGCTGGACGCGGTCGGCTCGTCGGAGACCGGCATCCAGATGAACCACGTCTCGGCCGCCGACGCCGAAGCCGACACCGCGGTCTTCGCGCCGGACGAGACCACCACGGTCATCGATGACGATCTCGCCGGGGAACTGCGGCCGGGCGGTGGTGAAGGATGGCTGGCCAGCAAGGGCCTCGTGCCGCTCGGATACCTGGGCGACGCAGCGAAGACCGCGCGCTCGTTCCCGGTGATCGGAGGGCAGCGCTACAGCGTGCCGGGCGATCGCGCGGTGCTGCGCGCGGACGGTCGGATCGAACTACTGGGGCGGGCCGGGCTGGTCATCAACTCCGGCGGCGAGAAGATCTTCGCCGAAGAGGTCGAACGCGCCGTCGCGGCACATCCCGCCGTGCAGGACGTGGTGGTCGTCGGAAGGCCCTCGGCCCGCTGGGGCAGCGAAGTCGTCGCCCTCGTCCAGCTCGACCCGGCCGCAGGCACCACCGACGCGGACCTGCGCGCCGAATGCGGCAACCACATCGCGCGCTACAAGCAGCCCAAGATGTTCCTGCGCGTGCCGGAAATCGTGCGCTCGCCCGCCGGGAAGGCGGACTACCGGTGGGCGCGCGAACAAGCCGCGGCAGGCTCGCCCGCAACCGGCACCGGCTGA